A part of Candidatus Auribacterota bacterium genomic DNA contains:
- the trpC gene encoding indole-3-glycerol phosphate synthase TrpC, giving the protein MGSFRHAGDILEAIVGAKRDDVERLKRGTPRRALIARAAAREPRDFHAALAGEGIAIIAELKKASPSAGILRRVYHPVDIARGYETAGAAALSVLTEEHYFQGNLDHLTAARDAVSIPVLRKDFIIDEYQVYESAAAGADAVLLIARLLGREELARLVELCYTLRVSPLVEIYSEDDIGKANASGARILGINNRDLRSAQVNIERTIALKKSLPEDCLVVSESGIRNADDLSTLVRAGVRAALIGESLLRHEDPGRALANLRRELIQAHGQS; this is encoded by the coding sequence TTGGGCTCTTTTAGACACGCGGGGGATATACTGGAAGCGATTGTGGGAGCGAAACGGGACGACGTCGAGCGTCTCAAGAGGGGCACTCCTCGCCGTGCGCTCATCGCGCGCGCGGCGGCGAGGGAGCCGAGAGACTTTCACGCCGCGCTGGCGGGAGAGGGCATTGCCATCATCGCCGAGCTTAAGAAGGCTTCGCCGTCTGCCGGTATTCTGCGGCGCGTGTATCATCCCGTGGACATCGCGCGCGGGTATGAAACGGCTGGCGCGGCGGCACTCTCCGTGCTCACCGAGGAGCACTACTTCCAGGGGAACCTCGATCACCTCACCGCGGCAAGGGACGCCGTATCGATTCCCGTGCTGAGGAAGGATTTCATCATTGACGAATACCAGGTGTATGAATCAGCAGCAGCGGGGGCTGATGCAGTACTGTTGATCGCCCGCCTCCTCGGCCGGGAGGAACTTGCGAGGCTGGTCGAATTGTGCTATACATTGCGCGTTTCACCCCTCGTCGAAATTTACAGCGAAGACGACATCGGCAAAGCGAATGCCTCGGGAGCACGTATACTCGGGATCAACAACCGCGATCTGAGGAGCGCCCAAGTAAACATCGAGCGGACGATCGCGCTCAAAAAATCGCTCCCGGAGGACTGCCTCGTCGTGAGCGAGAGCGGAATCAGAAACGCAGATGACCTCAGCACTCTCGTGCGCGCTGGTGTGCGCGCGGCGCTCATCGGCGAGAGTCTGCTCAGGCACGAAGACCCGGGGCGTGCGCTGGCAAACCTTCGGCGGGAGCTCATACAGGCCCATGGTCAAAGTTAA
- a CDS encoding phosphoribosylanthranilate isomerase, translated as MVKVKICGITNRDDAHAAVHAGADALGFVFAPSPRRVAPERAREIIGSLPLFVSTVGVFVDEDPASVREVVSFCNLRYIQFHGDEPPEICNAFGDRAIKAVQIKDEGDLRGLERYHVSAFLLDSHVAGRRGGTGTSFPWELAARVGSMGRSVILSGGLNSGNVAQAIRIAAPYAVDVSSGVESEPGKKDPALVREFIRIAKTDSR; from the coding sequence ATGGTCAAAGTTAAGATATGCGGAATCACCAACCGGGACGATGCCCACGCGGCGGTGCACGCGGGGGCTGACGCACTCGGTTTTGTATTTGCCCCGAGCCCGCGCCGCGTCGCTCCGGAGCGCGCGCGGGAGATCATCGGGTCTCTGCCACTCTTCGTGTCCACCGTGGGCGTGTTCGTGGACGAAGACCCCGCGAGCGTGAGAGAGGTTGTTTCCTTCTGCAACCTGCGCTACATTCAATTTCATGGGGATGAACCGCCGGAGATATGCAACGCGTTCGGCGACCGTGCGATCAAGGCGGTGCAAATTAAAGACGAGGGGGACCTGCGTGGCCTTGAGCGCTACCACGTTTCCGCGTTCTTGCTCGATAGCCATGTGGCGGGGAGGCGCGGAGGGACGGGCACCTCCTTCCCGTGGGAGCTTGCCGCCAGGGTGGGGTCGATGGGAAGATCGGTGATCCTTTCCGGGGGATTGAACAGCGGAAACGTCGCTCAGGCCATCAGGATTGCAGCGCCTTACGCGGTTGACGTGAGCAGCGGAGTTGAATCTGAACCAGGCAAAAAAGACCCCGCCCTCGTGAGAGAATTTATCAGAATTGCGAAAACTGATTCCCGGTGA
- the trpB gene encoding tryptophan synthase subunit beta has translation MKFPDRRGYFGDYGGRFVPETLVPALQELEREFRHARRDRKFRAELDHYLRQYAGRPTALTFASTLTRLLRGARIYLKREDLAFTGAHKINNCLGQILLAKRMGKKRIIAETGAGQHGVATATVAAKFGMPCTIYMGEDDIERQALNVFRMELLGATVVPVKSGSRTLKDAIDEAMRDWVTNVRDTHFVLGSVAGAHPYPLIVREFQRVIGRETKRQILRREGRVPDCLIACVGGGSNAIGFFYDFLSCRKVRMYGVEAGGLGIASGRHAARFSGGRPGVFQGSLSYVLQDRAGQIRTTHSISAGLDYAGVGPEHSYLYETGRVRYVNVSDRKAVEGFMLLSETEGIIPALESAHAIAYAREVVPKMKKGEIVIINVSGRGDKDVEIIEKFIKNRV, from the coding sequence ATGAAATTTCCGGATCGCAGGGGATACTTCGGGGATTACGGGGGGCGTTTTGTGCCGGAAACGCTGGTGCCGGCGCTGCAGGAACTTGAGCGGGAGTTTAGACATGCTCGGCGAGACAGGAAGTTTCGCGCCGAATTAGACCACTACCTGCGGCAGTATGCCGGCCGGCCGACCGCCCTCACATTCGCGTCCACACTGACACGTCTCCTGAGAGGCGCGAGGATCTACCTCAAACGGGAGGATCTCGCGTTTACGGGAGCTCATAAGATCAACAACTGTCTCGGCCAGATTCTGCTCGCCAAGAGAATGGGGAAAAAGAGGATCATCGCTGAAACCGGCGCCGGCCAGCATGGTGTCGCCACTGCCACCGTTGCGGCAAAATTCGGGATGCCATGCACCATCTATATGGGAGAGGATGATATCGAGCGCCAGGCGCTCAATGTGTTTCGCATGGAACTTCTGGGGGCGACTGTCGTACCGGTGAAGAGCGGGAGCAGGACGCTCAAGGACGCTATTGACGAGGCCATGCGCGACTGGGTCACCAATGTGCGCGACACTCATTTCGTGCTGGGCTCTGTTGCGGGCGCTCATCCCTATCCGCTGATCGTGAGGGAATTCCAGCGGGTCATCGGAAGGGAGACCAAGCGTCAGATCCTGAGACGAGAGGGCCGTGTGCCCGATTGTCTCATCGCCTGCGTCGGCGGTGGGAGCAATGCAATAGGCTTCTTCTATGATTTTCTCTCCTGCAGGAAGGTGCGCATGTACGGTGTCGAGGCGGGCGGTCTCGGTATTGCGAGCGGGAGGCACGCCGCGCGCTTCAGTGGAGGGCGCCCCGGCGTTTTCCAGGGCAGTCTGAGCTATGTACTTCAGGACAGGGCGGGTCAGATCAGAACCACTCACTCGATATCAGCAGGTCTCGATTACGCGGGGGTGGGGCCCGAGCACAGCTACCTCTATGAAACCGGCCGCGTGCGCTACGTGAATGTTTCCGACAGGAAGGCGGTAGAGGGGTTCATGCTCCTGAGCGAAACAGAGGGGATAATCCCTGCGCTTGAGTCTGCCCACGCGATTGCCTATGCCCGTGAGGTCGTCCCGAAAATGAAGAAGGGCGAGATTGTCATTATCAATGTTTCCGGGCGCGGCGATAAGGACGTCGAAATCATTGAAAAGTTCATAAAGAACCGAGTATGA
- the trpA gene encoding tryptophan synthase subunit alpha codes for MSNRIDARFNELARERRTGFIAYITAGDPQPSLTAPLVLEIEKRGADFIELGVPFSDPLADGAVNQRAAERALAHGVDVRRVFGIVTKIRKSSEIPIIIFTYLNPVLSYGYARFARDAARAGVDGILSLDLPPEEAARYEAELARRGVNGIFIIAPTTPADRMKLIARHARGFIYYVSRTGVTGVRAHLAAELAHRLRLVRRMTHTPIAVGFGISTAAHVRAVARLADAVVVGSALVSEIEHHREKSDLVTRVGEKVAQLTAPLRTGGRGRAQEVNDR; via the coding sequence ATGAGCAATCGAATTGATGCCAGATTCAATGAGCTTGCCCGGGAACGCCGCACGGGTTTTATCGCCTATATCACCGCCGGCGATCCACAGCCGTCCCTGACCGCGCCCCTCGTTCTCGAAATAGAGAAGCGGGGGGCGGACTTCATCGAGCTGGGGGTTCCGTTTTCCGATCCCCTCGCCGATGGCGCCGTGAACCAGAGGGCCGCGGAACGGGCCCTCGCTCATGGCGTGGACGTGCGAAGGGTCTTTGGTATTGTCACGAAGATCAGGAAGAGTTCAGAGATCCCGATCATCATCTTCACCTACCTCAATCCCGTGCTGAGTTACGGGTACGCTCGATTCGCCCGAGACGCAGCGCGCGCGGGCGTGGACGGGATCCTGAGCCTTGATCTCCCGCCTGAAGAGGCGGCACGCTACGAAGCCGAGCTCGCGCGCCGCGGCGTCAACGGCATCTTCATTATCGCTCCCACAACGCCGGCTGATCGCATGAAGCTCATTGCCCGCCACGCGCGTGGGTTCATCTACTATGTTTCAAGAACGGGTGTCACGGGAGTGCGCGCGCACCTCGCCGCCGAGCTCGCACACCGGCTGCGCCTCGTCAGGCGCATGACCCACACCCCCATCGCCGTGGGGTTCGGGATTTCGACCGCCGCGCACGTCCGGGCTGTCGCCAGGCTGGCCGATGCGGTGGTGGTGGGGAGTGCCCTCGTGAGCGAGATAGAACATCACCGTGAGAAGTCGGATCTCGTCACACGGGTCGGGGAAAAGGTCGCGCAGCTCACCGCACCGCTCAGGACGGGTGGCCGGGGGCGTGCGCAAGAGGTCAATGACCGATAA
- a CDS encoding mannose-1-phosphate guanylyltransferase has product MRKRSMTDKGLYAMQFEEIKKHIYALIMAGGGGERFWPKSRQAYPKQLHKIFGDRTMIQETVDRISQLVPREQIIVITNKVQAPLIKKQLRGVPASAIVAEPLGRDTAACIALGAAVVMERDRDGIMLVLPADHVIKDVKKLVANLRDACQVAWERGCLVTLGIKPTSPATGYGYIRKGKRLDCGLKTTFSKVAAFAEKPDGAMARRYLKSGRYFWNSGMFVWRAAVIADALKKQMPDLYRGYERIRRAMASPAREKVVRRVYAGLKKVSIDYGVMEKADNTVVAKADFDWDDVGSWLALERHLPADKNRNVILGESIALDTKRCIIIADEGIVGCLGLEDLIVVKTPDAVLVCHRRALQDLKKIIQKLKSRGEWVRYM; this is encoded by the coding sequence GTGCGCAAGAGGTCAATGACCGATAAGGGGTTGTACGCTATGCAATTCGAGGAAATCAAGAAACACATCTACGCGCTGATCATGGCCGGAGGGGGAGGGGAGAGGTTCTGGCCGAAGAGCCGGCAGGCATACCCGAAGCAACTGCATAAGATTTTCGGGGACCGAACCATGATTCAGGAGACCGTGGACCGAATATCTCAACTTGTGCCCCGGGAGCAGATCATCGTGATTACCAACAAAGTGCAGGCGCCGCTTATTAAAAAGCAGCTCAGGGGTGTGCCGGCTTCCGCAATCGTCGCCGAGCCGCTCGGGCGGGACACCGCCGCCTGTATCGCGCTCGGTGCCGCAGTAGTCATGGAGAGAGACCGGGATGGCATCATGCTGGTGTTGCCCGCGGATCATGTCATCAAAGACGTGAAGAAGCTCGTTGCCAACCTGCGGGATGCCTGTCAGGTAGCATGGGAGCGCGGCTGCCTGGTAACACTCGGTATCAAGCCCACCAGCCCCGCCACAGGATATGGCTACATACGCAAAGGGAAAAGGCTCGACTGCGGGCTGAAGACAACCTTCTCGAAAGTTGCAGCGTTCGCAGAAAAGCCAGATGGCGCGATGGCGAGACGCTACCTCAAGAGCGGGCGCTATTTCTGGAACAGCGGCATGTTTGTCTGGAGAGCGGCGGTCATCGCGGACGCGCTCAAGAAACAGATGCCGGACCTCTATCGCGGGTATGAGAGAATCAGGAGGGCCATGGCATCTCCGGCGAGAGAAAAGGTTGTCCGGAGGGTGTACGCCGGGCTGAAAAAGGTATCAATAGACTACGGTGTCATGGAGAAGGCGGACAACACGGTCGTCGCGAAGGCGGATTTCGACTGGGATGATGTTGGCTCATGGCTGGCGCTCGAACGGCACCTGCCTGCAGATAAGAATCGGAATGTCATCCTCGGGGAAAGTATCGCGCTGGATACGAAACGGTGTATAATAATCGCGGACGAGGGTATTGTGGGTTGCCTTGGCCTGGAAGACCTCATCGTCGTTAAAACACCGGATGCCGTTCTCGTTTGCCACCGGAGGGCATTGCAGGATCTCAAGAAGATCATACAGAAGCTCAAGTCGCGTGGGGAGTGGGTGCGGTACATGTAG
- a CDS encoding ribose-phosphate pyrophosphokinase, with translation MKIFCGRSNPELSREICNYLGVEMGKCIVHKFKNDNTFVRIEENVRGKDVFVVQTSAIPVNDYLVELLIMIDTLKHASASRVTAVIPYYPYARSDKKDQPRISITARLVADLLETAGADRVLTMNLHSEQIQGFFRVPVDQLLASPILCEYFSKIGLENFIVVAPDAGSAKRAEKYALALGLRMAVLDKRRDPLNDTVEIFHIIGDVEGKNAIVFDDEIATGGSMIETAHALIEHGAKEIYAGAAHAVLCGDAPQRLQKSPYKQIVVTNSLPVEREKKIAKIKVLSVAGLFGEAIKRIHEGKSVSELFRKHL, from the coding sequence ATGAAAATATTTTGCGGTCGTTCCAATCCGGAACTCAGCCGCGAGATCTGCAACTATCTCGGCGTGGAGATGGGGAAATGCATTGTACACAAGTTCAAGAATGACAACACATTCGTGCGCATCGAGGAGAATGTCCGCGGGAAGGATGTTTTCGTCGTCCAGACCAGCGCCATCCCGGTGAATGACTACCTCGTGGAATTGTTGATAATGATCGACACCCTCAAACACGCCTCCGCGAGCCGCGTGACGGCAGTGATCCCCTACTATCCATATGCCCGCTCCGACAAGAAGGATCAACCACGCATTTCTATAACCGCCAGGCTCGTCGCCGATCTGCTGGAGACTGCAGGCGCCGACCGCGTGCTCACCATGAATCTGCACTCCGAACAAATTCAGGGGTTCTTCAGGGTCCCTGTCGATCAGCTGCTCGCATCGCCCATCCTGTGCGAATATTTCTCAAAAATCGGACTCGAAAACTTCATCGTCGTAGCGCCCGACGCGGGCAGCGCAAAACGCGCGGAGAAATATGCACTCGCGCTCGGCCTCCGGATGGCGGTACTCGACAAGCGCCGCGATCCGCTCAACGACACGGTGGAAATCTTCCACATCATCGGGGATGTGGAGGGTAAAAACGCGATCGTGTTTGATGATGAGATTGCGACGGGGGGGTCGATGATAGAAACGGCTCATGCCCTCATAGAACACGGGGCAAAAGAGATCTATGCGGGCGCCGCGCACGCCGTCCTCTGCGGCGATGCTCCCCAGAGGCTCCAGAAATCACCGTACAAACAAATCGTGGTGACCAACTCCCTCCCCGTGGAGAGAGAAAAGAAAATTGCGAAGATAAAAGTCCTCTCGGTCGCAGGGCTGTTTGGTGAGGCGATAAAAAGAATTCACGAAGGCAAGTCGGTGAGCGAGCTCTTCAGGAAGCACCTATAA
- the ruvX gene encoding Holliday junction resolvase RuvX — protein sequence MRVLALDVGERRIGMAMSDPLGITAQRAGTIERGALEETLRRLQEIVIRDEIGTVVVGLPLSMDGSRGTSAAGMGRFAEDLRRALAIPVTLWDERLTTAEADRLMRSAGVSRKERMRHLDEVAAQLILQSYMDSRREGSEREHC from the coding sequence ATGAGGGTGCTCGCCCTGGACGTGGGGGAGAGGCGAATCGGAATGGCGATGAGCGATCCCCTTGGGATAACCGCCCAACGCGCGGGCACCATAGAGCGGGGGGCGCTCGAGGAGACGCTTCGTCGTCTGCAGGAGATCGTCATCAGGGATGAGATCGGCACGGTCGTGGTCGGCCTCCCCCTGAGCATGGATGGTTCACGGGGCACGAGCGCAGCGGGCATGGGCAGGTTCGCTGAGGACCTCAGACGCGCCCTCGCTATCCCCGTCACGCTGTGGGATGAGCGGCTGACCACCGCGGAGGCGGACAGGCTCATGAGATCGGCTGGGGTTTCTCGGAAGGAGAGGATGAGGCACCTCGATGAGGTTGCTGCCCAGCTCATCCTCCAATCATACATGGACAGCCGCAGAGAAGGTTCAGAACGCGAGCACTGCTGA